The Nocardia sp. BMG111209 genome includes a window with the following:
- a CDS encoding ABC transporter ATP-binding protein yields MSIVKVDGVGKAFRGLRALSDVDFHVGEGEILGIIGPNGAGKTTLFNVVAGAIRPDTGRVSFAGRDVTGASPERIARAGMVRTFQLMRPFGSMTVLENVSLAAQHHRLGARELRAHALDVVERVGLGPWAYRLSTELPTAGLKRLELARALASRPKVLLLDEVLAGLVPAEREPVLDLLASLREQEGVTLLFIEHIMAAVMRLADRVLVLDQGRVLAVGSPAEVTSDPRVIDAYLGEEPTHADA; encoded by the coding sequence ATGAGCATCGTGAAGGTCGACGGGGTCGGCAAGGCGTTCCGGGGCCTGCGGGCACTGTCCGACGTGGACTTCCACGTCGGCGAGGGCGAGATCCTCGGCATCATCGGCCCCAACGGCGCCGGTAAGACAACGCTGTTCAACGTGGTCGCCGGCGCGATCCGGCCCGATACCGGCCGGGTGTCGTTCGCCGGGCGCGACGTCACCGGCGCCTCGCCGGAGCGGATCGCGCGGGCGGGCATGGTCCGCACCTTCCAGCTGATGCGGCCCTTCGGCAGCATGACCGTGCTGGAGAACGTGAGCCTCGCCGCGCAGCATCACCGGCTCGGCGCCCGCGAACTGCGCGCGCACGCGCTGGACGTGGTGGAACGCGTCGGGCTCGGCCCGTGGGCCTACCGCCTGTCCACCGAACTGCCCACCGCCGGGCTCAAGCGCCTGGAACTGGCCCGCGCGCTCGCGTCGCGGCCCAAGGTGCTGCTGCTGGACGAGGTCCTCGCGGGTCTCGTGCCCGCCGAACGCGAACCGGTGCTCGACCTGCTCGCGTCGCTGCGCGAACAGGAGGGCGTGACGCTGCTGTTCATCGAGCACATCATGGCCGCGGTCATGCGGCTCGCGGATCGGGTGCTGGTCCTCGACCAGGGCCGGGTGCTCGCGGTCGGCTCACCGGCAGAGGTCACCAGCGACCCCCGGGTCATCGACGCCTATCTCGGTGAGGAGCCGACCCATGCTGACGCTTGA
- a CDS encoding branched-chain amino acid ABC transporter permease — MTATMNSGAITIAGPAGASTKAPPLRPANRQFAILAVLVLLAIPLPAILPSAQGAVAVRILIFALMAVGWNIMSGFGGMFSFGHAAYFGVGAYTSAYLLVKHNVSPWIGMLAGMVVAAAVAVIIGYFSFRYKLQGAYFALATFAFAEMLRLIVTSSKFANKSVGFSVPLIQGSSLWKLQFPADSHAYFWVALVLAGAAVAISIAFLHSRAGRYVTAIRDDELAAAALGTPVMRYKLMTVALSAAITAVAGAFYTQYYLFVNPDLGFGSAVSIQAIVPVVIGGIGTIWGPIVGAIIVGSLTDVTATLLRTPPDFLDFLKGRSGLDVVLYAVLLILIVRLLPKGIVGTIAARWRR; from the coding sequence ATGACCGCGACGATGAACTCTGGTGCCATCACCATCGCCGGTCCGGCGGGCGCGTCGACCAAGGCGCCGCCGCTGCGGCCCGCGAACCGGCAGTTCGCGATCCTCGCCGTGCTGGTGCTGCTCGCGATCCCGCTGCCGGCGATCCTGCCCTCGGCGCAGGGCGCGGTCGCGGTGCGGATCCTGATCTTCGCGCTGATGGCCGTGGGCTGGAACATCATGAGCGGCTTCGGCGGCATGTTCAGCTTCGGTCACGCCGCCTACTTCGGGGTCGGCGCCTACACCAGCGCGTATCTGCTGGTGAAGCACAACGTCTCGCCGTGGATCGGGATGCTGGCCGGGATGGTGGTGGCCGCCGCGGTGGCCGTGATCATCGGGTACTTCTCGTTCCGCTACAAACTGCAGGGCGCCTACTTCGCGCTGGCCACCTTCGCCTTCGCCGAGATGCTGCGGCTGATCGTGACCAGCAGCAAATTCGCCAACAAGTCCGTCGGCTTCAGCGTGCCGCTGATCCAGGGCTCCTCGCTGTGGAAGTTGCAGTTCCCGGCCGATTCGCACGCCTACTTCTGGGTGGCGCTGGTGCTGGCCGGGGCCGCGGTGGCGATCAGTATCGCCTTCCTGCACTCGCGGGCCGGCCGCTACGTCACCGCGATCCGCGACGACGAACTGGCCGCCGCGGCGCTGGGCACCCCGGTCATGCGCTACAAGCTGATGACGGTCGCGCTGTCGGCGGCGATCACCGCGGTCGCGGGCGCCTTCTACACGCAGTACTACCTGTTCGTGAATCCGGACCTGGGCTTCGGTTCGGCCGTGTCGATCCAGGCGATCGTGCCGGTCGTGATCGGCGGTATCGGCACCATCTGGGGTCCGATCGTCGGCGCGATCATCGTCGGTTCGCTGACCGACGTGACCGCCACGCTGCTGCGCACCCCGCCGGACTTCCTGGACTTCCTGAAGGGCCGCAGCGGACTGGACGTGGTGCTGTACGCGGTGCTGCTGATCCTCATCGTGCGGCTGCTGCCCAAGGGAATTGTCGGAACGATCGCGGCGAGGTGGCGGCGATGA
- a CDS encoding ABC transporter substrate-binding protein, translating to MSARKLIVALGACALLAIVAGCGGSAPMGAADAAGQRDKGPVKIGALHPVSGSNAVDGLQMRRGAQLAVDAINAAGGIKSLGGRKVELVTGDTQGKADIGQSEAQRLISAGAVGLVGTYQSAVSTNVAVVAERNRVPFVMDVTATDTIFARGYRYVFRVQPGSKVIATAAAQYLKQVSEQSGKPVHKVAFLHEQSDFGSGAADAFDAAAQQLGIALGPNISYDAASVSDLTAQITQVKASGADVLAIAGYYRDSLLAAKAIASVKPDLSAVWGVSNGAYDQPKFVSDAGQLGDRYFNTNYHYDATNPQTTALREQYQRTFGDPMRTGAVLSYDAVQVIAQAVEKAGSTDPEKVRDAIAAGQVAPLTVGKGPIEFAGNGDNSNAAPVLMQVQGGQVKQVYPPEKAESRPEYQVTWRP from the coding sequence ATGTCCGCGCGAAAGCTCATCGTCGCGCTCGGTGCGTGCGCGTTGCTCGCGATCGTGGCCGGGTGCGGGGGGTCGGCCCCGATGGGGGCCGCCGACGCGGCCGGCCAACGCGACAAGGGCCCGGTCAAGATCGGGGCGCTGCATCCGGTCAGCGGTTCCAACGCGGTGGACGGCCTGCAGATGCGCCGAGGTGCGCAGCTGGCGGTCGACGCGATCAACGCGGCCGGGGGGATCAAATCCCTCGGCGGCCGCAAGGTCGAACTGGTCACCGGCGATACCCAGGGCAAGGCCGATATCGGCCAGAGCGAGGCACAGCGGCTGATCTCGGCCGGCGCCGTCGGCCTGGTCGGTACCTATCAGAGTGCGGTCAGCACGAACGTCGCCGTGGTCGCCGAGCGCAACCGGGTGCCGTTCGTGATGGACGTGACCGCCACCGACACCATCTTCGCCCGCGGCTATCGGTACGTGTTCCGCGTGCAGCCGGGCAGCAAGGTGATCGCCACGGCCGCGGCCCAGTATCTGAAGCAGGTGTCGGAGCAGTCCGGTAAGCCGGTGCACAAGGTCGCCTTCCTGCACGAACAGAGCGATTTCGGCAGCGGCGCGGCCGACGCGTTCGATGCCGCCGCGCAGCAGCTCGGGATCGCGCTCGGCCCGAACATCAGCTACGACGCGGCCAGCGTCAGCGATCTCACCGCGCAGATCACGCAGGTCAAGGCGTCCGGCGCGGATGTGCTCGCGATCGCGGGCTACTACCGCGACAGCCTGCTGGCGGCCAAGGCGATCGCCTCGGTGAAGCCGGATCTGTCCGCGGTGTGGGGCGTCTCCAACGGCGCCTACGATCAGCCCAAGTTCGTCTCCGACGCGGGGCAGCTCGGCGACCGGTACTTCAACACGAATTACCATTACGACGCGACGAACCCGCAGACCACCGCCCTGCGCGAGCAGTACCAGCGCACCTTCGGTGATCCGATGCGGACCGGCGCGGTGTTGTCCTACGACGCGGTCCAGGTGATCGCGCAGGCGGTCGAGAAGGCCGGCAGCACCGATCCGGAGAAGGTCCGCGACGCGATCGCCGCGGGTCAGGTCGCACCCCTGACCGTGGGCAAGGGCCCGATCGAATTCGCCGGCAACGGCGACAACAGCAACGCCGCGCCGGTCCTGATGCAGGTTCAGGGCGGTCAGGTGAAGCAGGTGTATCCCCCCGAGAAGGCCGAATCCCGGCCCGAGTACCAGGTGACATGGCGGCCATGA
- a CDS encoding MmgE/PrpD family protein, producing MTRTIVARLAEFATGVRADGLPPELRADAARRVLDVLGNSLAATVEKPGQAVGALVREWGGSGRATAIGSGDRLPEPSAALVNGTLAHSLDFDDTHLPSVLHPSASVVPAALAVAEARGVSGAALLDAIGVGVEITVRLGMAGYDEQLGNSVFFERGLHATAICGALGAAVACAMLSEVDEAGIADTLGIAASMGSGLLEANRTGGTVKRVHCGWAAHAAVTAAGMARFGITGPPTVLEGRFGLLQAFCGDRSDPDAITRGLGDQWELPGIFFKPYPCNHFTHAGIDAARALRARGVTAADIESLELGAPTAVLRTIGEPRADKIHPSSGYHAAFSGPYTVAAALLGGGGLGLFHDDFTDAAAADPARLALAAEVTCVPDARCDEIFPHQFPAVLRATLRDGRVLEERVDANRGGAANPLSAAELALKFRLNATRVVTAEVAERITELTYGLADLPDLTELTGLLHA from the coding sequence ATGACGCGGACGATCGTGGCACGCCTGGCCGAATTCGCCACCGGCGTCCGGGCGGACGGCCTGCCGCCGGAACTGCGGGCCGACGCCGCCCGCCGGGTGCTGGACGTGCTGGGCAACAGCCTCGCCGCGACCGTGGAGAAGCCCGGACAGGCCGTCGGCGCGCTGGTCCGCGAATGGGGCGGCTCCGGCCGCGCCACCGCGATCGGCTCCGGCGACCGGCTGCCCGAGCCGAGCGCCGCGCTGGTCAACGGAACCCTCGCGCACTCACTGGATTTCGACGACACCCATCTGCCGTCGGTGCTGCACCCGTCGGCGTCGGTGGTGCCCGCGGCGCTCGCGGTGGCCGAGGCGCGCGGCGTCTCCGGGGCCGCGCTGCTGGACGCGATCGGCGTCGGCGTCGAGATCACCGTACGGCTGGGGATGGCCGGATACGATGAGCAACTGGGCAATTCGGTGTTCTTCGAGCGCGGCCTGCACGCCACCGCGATCTGCGGCGCGCTCGGCGCGGCGGTCGCGTGCGCGATGCTGTCGGAGGTGGACGAGGCCGGTATCGCCGACACCCTCGGCATCGCGGCGAGTATGGGTTCCGGTCTGCTGGAGGCGAATCGGACCGGCGGCACGGTCAAGCGGGTGCACTGCGGCTGGGCCGCGCACGCGGCGGTGACCGCGGCGGGTATGGCGCGCTTCGGCATCACCGGCCCGCCGACCGTGTTGGAGGGCAGATTCGGTCTGCTGCAGGCGTTCTGCGGCGACCGGTCCGATCCGGACGCGATCACCCGCGGTCTCGGCGACCAGTGGGAGCTGCCCGGCATCTTCTTCAAGCCCTACCCCTGCAACCACTTCACCCACGCCGGTATCGACGCCGCCCGCGCGCTGCGGGCCCGCGGCGTCACCGCCGCCGATATCGAATCGCTCGAATTGGGCGCGCCGACAGCGGTATTGCGCACGATCGGCGAACCCCGCGCGGACAAGATCCACCCCAGCTCCGGCTACCACGCCGCCTTCTCCGGCCCGTACACGGTCGCGGCGGCGCTGCTCGGCGGCGGCGGACTCGGCCTGTTCCACGACGATTTCACCGATGCCGCCGCGGCCGACCCTGCCCGGCTCGCACTGGCGGCCGAGGTGACCTGCGTCCCGGACGCGCGCTGCGACGAGATCTTCCCGCATCAGTTCCCCGCGGTCCTGCGCGCCACACTGCGCGACGGCCGGGTCCTGGAGGAGCGCGTCGACGCCAACCGCGGCGGCGCGGCGAACCCGCTGTCCGCCGCCGAACTGGCACTCAAGTTCCGGCTCAACGCAACTCGCGTGGTCACCGCGGAGGTGGCCGAGCGGATCACCGAACTGACCTACGGCCTCGCGGATCTGCCGGATCTGACCGAACTCACCGGTCTGCTACACGCCTGA
- a CDS encoding CoA ester lyase: MIPRSWLYVPGDRPDRIGKALAGPADAVILDLEDAVSAADKDGARRNVLAALADGHAAYVRMNAPDTAAGAADLRALAAAPGALAGVRVPKCEDPGELRRVADTLRVPVYPVLESALGIEHALALATAHPLVAGISLGEADLAADLRVSGGEALSWPRSRIVVAARAAGLPSPVQSVWTAVRDADGLRTSTTAGRAAGFFGRSVIHPAQIPVVHEVCAPDPAETSWARELIEGLAASRAAWIDRNGQFVDAAIVARARWVLEIADAGTQHENIQEGHLS; the protein is encoded by the coding sequence GTGATCCCCCGCAGCTGGCTCTACGTTCCCGGCGACCGGCCGGACCGCATCGGCAAGGCCCTGGCCGGACCCGCCGACGCGGTGATCCTCGACCTCGAGGACGCGGTGTCGGCGGCGGACAAGGACGGCGCACGGCGCAACGTGCTGGCGGCGCTCGCCGACGGCCACGCCGCGTACGTGCGGATGAACGCGCCGGACACCGCGGCCGGCGCGGCCGATCTGCGCGCGCTGGCCGCCGCCCCCGGAGCGCTCGCCGGGGTCCGGGTCCCCAAGTGCGAGGACCCCGGCGAGCTGCGCCGGGTGGCCGACACGCTGCGCGTGCCGGTCTACCCGGTGCTGGAATCGGCGCTCGGCATCGAACACGCGCTCGCGCTCGCGACCGCGCACCCGCTGGTCGCCGGCATCTCGCTCGGCGAGGCCGATCTCGCCGCCGACCTGCGGGTATCCGGTGGCGAGGCGCTGAGCTGGCCGCGCTCGCGGATCGTGGTCGCCGCACGCGCGGCCGGGCTGCCCAGTCCGGTGCAGAGTGTCTGGACGGCGGTCCGCGATGCGGACGGCCTGCGCACGAGCACCACGGCGGGCCGGGCCGCCGGATTCTTCGGCCGGTCGGTGATCCACCCCGCGCAGATTCCGGTCGTGCACGAGGTGTGCGCCCCGGATCCGGCCGAAACGTCCTGGGCCCGTGAGCTGATCGAGGGGCTCGCGGCGTCCAGGGCGGCCTGGATCGACCGCAACGGACAGTTCGTCGACGCCGCGATCGTCGCGCGCGCCCGCTGGGTGCTCGAGATCGCCGACGCCGGCACCCAGCACGAGAACATTCAGGAAGGTCACCTCTCATGA
- a CDS encoding CaiB/BaiF CoA-transferase family protein, with amino-acid sequence MAGALSGIRVLDTATLFAGPLAATMLGDYGAEVVKIEHPNGDPVRSHGAQRDGVGLWWKMLGRNKKAITLYLGSPAGQEIFRTLVADADVVIENFRPGTLERWGLGYEQLREINPRLVLARVTGFGQIGPYAKRPGFGTLAEAMSGFAAISGEPDGPPMLPPFGLADGIAALTTAFAVMTALRAREQTGHGQVVDLAIIEPILTLLGPQIIAYDQLGQLQPRTGNRSTNNAPRNTYRTRDDSWVAISTSAQSIAERVMRLVGHPEYIDEPWFATGAQRAEHADELDAAVGSWIAARDRDEVVRAFEEAQAAVAPIYDAADVMADPQYAALGTIATVEDDELGPVRMQNVLFRLSETPGAITSAGAPLGAHTAEVLGRYGIGEAELARLREEGVVK; translated from the coding sequence ATGGCGGGCGCATTGTCCGGGATCCGGGTGCTGGATACGGCCACCCTGTTCGCGGGTCCGCTGGCGGCCACGATGCTCGGCGACTACGGCGCCGAGGTCGTCAAGATCGAACATCCGAACGGCGACCCGGTCCGCAGCCACGGCGCGCAGCGCGACGGCGTCGGCCTGTGGTGGAAGATGCTGGGCCGCAACAAGAAAGCCATCACCCTCTACCTCGGTTCGCCCGCCGGCCAGGAGATCTTCCGCACGCTGGTCGCCGACGCCGACGTGGTGATCGAGAACTTCCGCCCCGGCACGCTGGAACGCTGGGGGCTGGGCTACGAGCAGCTGCGGGAGATCAATCCCCGCCTGGTACTCGCCCGCGTCACCGGCTTCGGGCAGATCGGCCCCTATGCCAAGCGGCCCGGCTTCGGCACCCTCGCCGAGGCGATGAGCGGTTTCGCCGCGATCAGCGGTGAGCCGGACGGCCCGCCGATGCTGCCGCCGTTCGGCCTCGCCGACGGAATCGCCGCGCTGACAACCGCTTTCGCGGTCATGACGGCCCTGCGGGCCCGCGAGCAGACCGGCCACGGGCAGGTCGTCGACCTCGCCATCATCGAGCCGATCCTCACCCTGCTCGGCCCGCAGATCATCGCCTACGACCAGCTCGGCCAATTGCAGCCGCGCACCGGCAACCGGTCCACCAACAACGCCCCGCGCAACACCTACCGCACCCGCGACGACAGCTGGGTCGCGATCTCCACCAGCGCGCAGTCCATCGCGGAGCGGGTCATGCGCCTGGTCGGACATCCGGAGTACATCGACGAACCGTGGTTCGCCACCGGCGCGCAGCGCGCCGAGCACGCCGACGAACTCGACGCGGCGGTCGGCTCCTGGATCGCCGCGCGCGACCGGGACGAGGTGGTGCGGGCGTTCGAGGAGGCCCAGGCCGCGGTCGCCCCGATCTACGACGCCGCCGACGTGATGGCCGATCCGCAGTACGCGGCGCTGGGCACCATCGCCACCGTCGAGGACGACGAACTCGGCCCGGTCCGGATGCAGAACGTGCTGTTCCGGCTGTCGGAGACCCCGGGCGCGATCACCTCGGCCGGCGCCCCGCTCGGCGCGCACACCGCGGAGGTGCTGGGCCGCTACGGAATCGGCGAGGCGGAACTCGCGCGGTTGCGCGAGGAGGGCGTCGTCAAGTGA
- a CDS encoding branched-chain amino acid ABC transporter permease — MNNLDTAQAVVDPDTAPPARRFPVDRSFLGRAGVVAVVLVVAVVVALLRSGSGLVVWQSVVTGILTGGLYGLIAMGLTLIFGVLDIVNFAHGALLAVAMFISFGLVDTTGMHPYLTLLIATPALFLVGAIVYRGLLSGSGARSLENQLLITLGLSLLLENGLLMFFGAEPKSIKLPGEFQFSLFGAVVAGSRLYAFLGAIALGGVLFWLLRRTRLGTAIRAVAANGTGAQLVGINVRRIHMVTFAIGTACAGAAAALAGPLVTVSPTLGEQFNITAFVVVVLGGMGNVVGALVGGLLIGLVEQLTTIYLGGQSSLLGVFVVFVLVLFLRPQGLFGRKTA; from the coding sequence ATGAACAATCTCGACACAGCACAGGCGGTGGTCGATCCCGACACCGCGCCCCCGGCCCGCCGCTTCCCGGTGGACCGTTCCTTCCTCGGCCGCGCCGGCGTGGTCGCCGTGGTCCTCGTCGTCGCCGTCGTGGTGGCGTTGCTCCGCTCCGGCAGCGGGCTGGTGGTCTGGCAGTCGGTGGTCACCGGCATCCTGACCGGCGGGCTGTACGGCCTGATCGCGATGGGCCTCACGCTGATCTTCGGCGTGCTCGACATCGTGAACTTCGCGCACGGCGCACTGCTGGCCGTCGCGATGTTCATCTCGTTCGGGCTGGTGGACACCACCGGGATGCATCCGTATCTCACGCTGCTGATCGCGACCCCCGCGCTCTTCCTGGTCGGCGCGATCGTCTATCGTGGCTTGCTGTCCGGTAGCGGTGCTCGCTCTCTGGAGAATCAGCTGCTGATCACGCTCGGTCTGTCGCTGTTGCTGGAGAACGGTCTGCTGATGTTCTTCGGCGCCGAGCCCAAGAGCATCAAGCTGCCCGGCGAGTTCCAGTTCTCGCTGTTCGGCGCGGTCGTCGCCGGATCGCGGCTGTACGCCTTCCTCGGCGCGATCGCCCTGGGCGGGGTGCTGTTCTGGTTGCTGCGCCGGACCCGGCTGGGCACGGCGATCCGCGCGGTCGCCGCGAACGGCACCGGTGCGCAGCTGGTGGGCATCAACGTCCGCCGCATCCACATGGTGACCTTCGCGATCGGCACCGCGTGTGCCGGCGCGGCGGCCGCCCTGGCCGGACCGCTGGTCACGGTGTCGCCCACCCTCGGTGAGCAGTTCAACATCACCGCGTTCGTGGTGGTGGTGCTCGGCGGGATGGGCAACGTCGTCGGCGCCCTGGTCGGCGGCCTGCTGATCGGCCTGGTCGAGCAGCTCACCACCATCTACCTCGGTGGCCAGAGTTCGCTGCTGGGTGTGTTCGTGGTGTTCGTGCTGGTGCTCTTCCTCCGCCCGCAGGGACTGTTCGGAAGGAAGACGGCATGA
- a CDS encoding potassium transporter Kup: MVEVQGTVGGGPAFTVHRAPGSKVRDTARWGPAVGALGVVFGDIGTSPIYTLKSVFDPGDPHPMRVDADAVYGVVSLVFWSVTIIVTVTYVLLAMRADNDGEGGIMALITLVRRWGAGHGRRLVAVLSALGIFGAALFFGDSMITPAISVLSAVEGVKVVQPALGGFVVPITVAIIVALFLVQRWGTGAVGRMFGPIMIVWFVTVAACGIAGIARRPGILAALSPLYAGRFLAGHFGAAFFALAAIVLAVTGAEALYADMGHFGRRSITRAWLVLVFPACTLSYLGQGALILADPDRASSPFFLLAPSWARLPVVLLACAATVIAAQAVITGAYSVASQAARLGYLPRLRITHTSASRPGRIYVPWVNWLLLVAVLTLVFAFRSSGALAYAFGMAVTGTITITTLLFFFLARARWHVPRWLIVVGAAPLLTVDLLFLAANVTKFAHGGWVPLLIAAVVFVVLTTWQRGREIVAAQRIRREGPLHRFVDRLVAGSPPTASVPGTAIYLDRDKHTAPLALRAMVEHAHVRHEHIVILALEVRPVPRVPESERLVVEHLGPDHDRIAHVTARYGYLETPDVPKALAGVDPAATDGPLDLDGASYFLSTIELSAGPARTMMRWRKRLFIATSYLAADAAGYFGLPRDRTVVLAYQLEV; the protein is encoded by the coding sequence ATGGTCGAGGTGCAGGGGACCGTCGGTGGCGGCCCGGCGTTCACGGTGCACCGGGCGCCCGGGTCGAAGGTGCGCGACACCGCGCGCTGGGGCCCGGCCGTGGGGGCGCTGGGGGTGGTGTTCGGGGATATCGGCACCAGCCCGATCTATACGTTGAAATCGGTGTTCGATCCCGGTGATCCGCACCCGATGCGGGTCGACGCCGATGCCGTGTACGGCGTGGTGTCCCTGGTGTTCTGGTCGGTCACGATCATCGTCACCGTCACCTATGTCCTGCTCGCGATGCGCGCCGACAACGACGGCGAGGGCGGGATCATGGCGCTGATCACGCTGGTGCGCCGCTGGGGCGCCGGGCACGGGCGGCGGCTGGTCGCGGTGCTGTCCGCGCTCGGAATCTTCGGCGCCGCACTGTTCTTCGGCGACAGCATGATCACGCCGGCGATCTCGGTGCTGTCCGCGGTGGAGGGCGTGAAGGTGGTCCAGCCGGCGCTGGGCGGGTTCGTGGTGCCGATCACCGTCGCGATCATCGTCGCGTTGTTCCTGGTGCAGCGGTGGGGGACCGGTGCGGTGGGGCGGATGTTCGGGCCGATCATGATCGTCTGGTTCGTGACCGTCGCCGCCTGCGGGATCGCCGGAATCGCCCGGCGGCCCGGCATTCTCGCGGCGCTGTCCCCGCTCTACGCGGGGCGGTTCCTCGCCGGGCACTTCGGTGCGGCGTTCTTCGCGCTGGCGGCGATCGTGCTCGCGGTGACCGGGGCCGAGGCGCTGTACGCCGATATGGGGCACTTCGGCCGGCGGTCGATCACCCGGGCGTGGCTGGTGCTGGTGTTCCCGGCGTGCACGCTGAGCTATCTCGGGCAGGGGGCGCTGATCCTGGCCGATCCGGACCGTGCGAGCAGCCCGTTCTTCCTGCTCGCGCCGTCCTGGGCGCGGCTGCCGGTGGTGCTGCTGGCCTGCGCGGCCACCGTGATCGCCGCGCAGGCCGTGATCACCGGCGCGTATTCCGTTGCGTCCCAAGCGGCCCGGCTGGGCTATCTGCCCCGGCTGCGGATCACGCACACCTCGGCGTCGCGGCCGGGTCGGATCTACGTGCCGTGGGTCAACTGGCTGCTGCTGGTCGCGGTGCTGACCCTGGTGTTCGCGTTCCGCAGTTCCGGTGCGCTGGCCTACGCGTTCGGGATGGCGGTGACGGGCACCATCACCATCACCACGCTGCTGTTCTTCTTCCTGGCGCGGGCCCGCTGGCACGTCCCGCGCTGGCTGATCGTGGTGGGTGCGGCGCCGCTGCTCACCGTGGATCTGCTGTTCCTCGCCGCCAACGTCACCAAATTCGCGCACGGCGGGTGGGTGCCGCTGCTGATCGCGGCCGTGGTGTTCGTCGTCCTCACCACCTGGCAGCGCGGGCGGGAGATCGTTGCCGCGCAACGGATCCGGCGGGAGGGGCCGCTGCACCGCTTCGTCGACCGGCTCGTCGCGGGCAGTCCGCCCACGGCGAGTGTGCCGGGGACCGCGATCTATCTGGATCGGGACAAGCACACCGCGCCACTCGCGTTGCGCGCCATGGTCGAACACGCGCACGTCCGGCACGAGCACATCGTGATCCTCGCGCTCGAGGTGCGGCCGGTGCCACGGGTGCCGGAATCGGAACGACTCGTGGTCGAGCATCTGGGCCCGGACCACGATCGGATCGCGCACGTCACGGCCCGCTACGGGTATCTGGAGACACCGGATGTGCCGAAGGCGCTGGCCGGGGTCGATCCGGCCGCCACCGACGGGCCGCTGGATCTGGACGGTGCGTCGTACTTCCTGTCCACCATCGAGCTGAGCGCGGGTCCGGCACGGACCATGATGCGCTGGCGTAAGCGGCTTTTCATCGCCACGTCGTATCTCGCCGCGGATGCCGCCGGATATTTCGGCCTGCCGCGGGACCGGACCGTGGTGCTGGCGTATCAGCTCGAGGTCTGA
- a CDS encoding cyclase family protein gives MTRTQDPLLAAVSGGVRLIELGQPFFTGMPCSPNHPGFRMTLIRRHGDMQRPDGGSAANEIIVTGGHVGTHIDALSHVSHCGKLHGEVDAAEAQLGGAFTTHGAENLPGLLRRAVLLDVAAVHGVSTLDPGYGVTAADLDAAAELAGATPGPGDVALIRTGWARNFGEPATYMGKESGVPGANVEAAQWLASRGIVATGADTTAYEQIPAGAGHAVLPVHRVLLVESGIFIMEHLNLEEIAETGVREFVFLLAPLRIVGGTGSPIRPLAAVSA, from the coding sequence ATGACACGCACCCAGGACCCGCTGCTGGCGGCGGTATCGGGCGGGGTCCGGCTCATCGAGCTCGGCCAGCCGTTCTTCACCGGTATGCCGTGCTCGCCGAACCATCCCGGCTTCCGGATGACGCTGATCCGCCGGCACGGCGATATGCAGCGGCCCGACGGCGGTTCGGCGGCCAACGAGATCATCGTGACCGGCGGGCACGTCGGCACCCATATCGACGCGCTGTCGCACGTCAGCCACTGCGGCAAACTGCACGGCGAGGTCGACGCGGCCGAGGCCCAGCTCGGCGGCGCGTTCACGACCCACGGCGCGGAGAACCTGCCCGGCCTGCTGCGCCGCGCGGTACTGCTGGATGTGGCGGCGGTGCACGGCGTTTCGACCCTGGATCCCGGATACGGCGTCACCGCGGCGGATCTGGACGCGGCGGCCGAACTGGCCGGGGCCACACCGGGTCCCGGCGATGTCGCGCTGATCCGCACCGGCTGGGCCCGCAACTTCGGCGAGCCGGCCACCTACATGGGCAAGGAGTCCGGTGTCCCCGGCGCGAATGTCGAAGCGGCGCAATGGCTCGCGTCCCGCGGCATCGTCGCCACCGGCGCGGACACCACCGCCTACGAGCAGATCCCGGCCGGCGCCGGGCACGCCGTACTGCCGGTGCACCGGGTGCTGCTGGTCGAATCGGGCATCTTCATCATGGAACACCTGAATCTGGAGGAGATCGCCGAGACGGGTGTGCGGGAGTTCGTCTTCCTGCTCGCCCCGCTGCGCATCGTCGGCGGCACCGGCTCCCCGATCCGCCCGCTCGCGGCGGTGTCGGCATGA